The Bacteroidales bacterium genome segment TGTTCCCCCAAAAGCTGCAATGTATTCCTGATTTTTTCACAGAAACGATCAAGTGAAAGAAAATTCTGGGAAATGTCGGCCAGGAGCCTTTGCTGCTCGAGATTCCTTTTAAGTTTTCTTTCTGATAAAACAAGGGATGAAATATCAATGGCCGATGTCAGAAGGTATTGATAGGTCTGAATCTGGATACGGGTGATTGAAAAGAGGCAATGTAAAGGCCGGCCGTCCTTTGTCCGGACAATGACGTGCTCATTTTCAATTACTGAGTTTTGCCTTGATTTTTCAGCAAGCTTTTCCCTCTGTTTGTAATCATAAAAAAGATTCAGTTCCTTTGAATTCCGCCCAATAATTTCTGATTTTTCAAAGCCCAGTACATTCAGGAAAACCTTGTTAACGTTAACAAAGATTCCGGATTCAATTTCTGAAACGGCCATGAGAGCCTGGCTGTTATCAAACACGCTGAAGAACTTTTCTTCAGAAAGGGCAATATCCGACATATTTCGGCTTATGCCTATCAGCACCTGTTCATCATTCCAGTGACCATGATATATTTTGGTTTCTACAGGAATATGCTTACCTGATTTGGATAACAACGGAAGAGGGCACTTTTCTGCAAGTCCTGCCAGCATCTGACCTACAATTTCAGCGGCCTTTTCCCTGTATTCGGACGGATGAACAAGTAAAACGCTTTTCCCTTTGAGATCAATGTTATCATAACCCAGGAATATGTTGACGGCTTTGTTGACTTCCAGGATATTACCCTTCAGGTCAAGGATAAATAGAAAGTCGTGTATGGCATTGAAAAGGTTTTTAAAATTTTCTGAATCCATGCTCCGCAATCTTTTGAATATAAGTATATACAACTTCACTTCTTTCTGAATTCCCAGAAGAAATCCTTTGTCAGAGATGGGTAAAAATGGTGCTAAAACTCAGATCAACAGGTTGTACGGAAATGATCCCGATTTATTTACAGTTTAGGTCAATTAATTTTAACTATTAGTCAACTTTAAACCTTCTTCACAATTGGAATCCAGATATCTTCCTCAGATGCCGGATCATTATTTTTATATTTATCGCCAAGTACCTCAAAATGCGGACGGTTATCCAACACATACCCTGAAGCAGGAAGCCATGTCGTATAAATATATGAAAAAATGCTGCTGTCACTGCTCAGTCCTTTGTAATGAAAAACGGCATAAAGTCCTCCGTGCAATTCGAAGAATTCAAAACCAGCGGGTAACGGCCCTTTTTCTGTAACCTCGACAAGTGCAAGCTTGTCAAAATTCCTGGCCGGATTAAAATGGACAAAATACAGTGGGTCGTATATTTGAAGTGAATATAGAAGCGATGAAGCCCTGTTAGTAATCCCGGATATATGGGGCATAAATCCGGCCCATAACTCACCGGTGCGGTTATTCGCAAAACTCATCGTAAGGCGTTTCCCGGCCATGAGTTTGGGTAAGATTGTTTTTATAATGGGCTCAATCATAAAATTAATGTTTCAGCAATCCAACATCAGCATCCAGCATCAACTTCTTAAATCAGAAATCGGTGTTCGGTGTTCGGTGTTTTTGTAAGTCTGTTAGTCTGTAGTCTGTTAGTCTGTTAGTAAAACTTCTTAATTCTTAAATTGGTGTTCGGTGTTCGGTGTTATTTCTGGGACCTTAGGGACTCTAGGGACTCTAGGGACTCCAAGGTCCTCCAGCCTGCCTGCCGGCAGGCAGATATCCAACATCCAGTATCCAGTATCCAACATCCAGTATCTGCTTCGGCAAGCTCAGTCATGCCAGTATCCAGCATCCAGTATCCAGTATCCAGCATCCAGTATCCAGTATCAGTATTTAAAATACGTGTAATTCTTCACATCCCTTCCACAGAAAATGGTATCGGTAATTCGCTTTATTTCTCCCTGGCGGAATAGTTCCCAATGAACAAGTGTTTGTTTTTCGGCATATACTTTAGTTTTAATGGCCGATTCAATATTTCCACCGATCCATCGGAGTTCTACTTCGTTCGAATTGCCATGGTGACCATAATTGTTTATTCTGTAGGGATACAGTTTTCGTCCGTCAATTCCATCGGATTCCCAGGTTACATACAGCGTGTCGTTATAAGTTGTCCGGCTTCTCCTTTCAATAGCAATGGTGAAATCGGTAAGTTTTGTCAGGGAAAATGTAAGAAATTTTCCATATCTCTTAAGATCGGTCAATCCCAGGGTATTGCCCGAAAAACCATAAACTGTATCACCGACAACACTGAAATTATACAGGTAAATATCTTTGTGCCTGTTCAGCAAGTGTTTGAAGTGCCCGGTGCTATCGGTCAGAAATTCGTCAGTGCTCACCGCAATCAGCCTGTTTTTGCCCTGTACAAGTTCCTGCACCACAACCTTGCGGTTGGGTACATTTTCATGCGTCTTTTCATCCACCACATTTCCTTCAAGCTCAAATTTTCCGGGATTGATGCAACTGCAAAACACAAGGCTTATGAATATAAGCTGCCATGTATTCCGATTCATAGGCCTGATTCAGATTTGAGTGTTAAAAACAACGTAAGTTAAAATTTATTTTGGACAACCCTGGCGGAACCAGCTTGTTTCTTTATTAAAACTAAATTTAACGTGTTTTTAAATCAAAATGTATGAGGGAATTGCCTGTAATAATTTCTATATTGATCTCCTTGCAAGGATTTACTCAAACCACATTGCCTCTTGTTGAATCTCCTGTTACAGCCAAACACAATACAATGGTCATTTTTTTCAGTGGTGACGGGGGATGGAGGGAACTTGACCAGGCAGTGACAGCTTACCTGAACTCAAAAAATATCCCTGTTGTCGGGGTGAACACGAAAAAGTATTTGTGGGAAGAAAAAAAGCCGGCTGAAATCGCTGACGATATTCAAACGCTGATTAAAAAATACGGAACCCTTTGGAAAGCTTCAAATGTCGTTCTCTTGGGCTATTCAATGGGCGCTGAAATTCTACCCCATTCAGTAAATGAACTGGAACCGGCTTATGCAGAAAAGATAAAAGATATGATTTTAATTGCCCCTGCACAGAATGCATGCTATGAAATAAAGCTGATATTTTATGCCTATGATACAAATGAAGGAGAGCCCATCATCGATCAGCTTAAAAAACTAAAAATTAAAAATGCATACTGCATTTGTGATGATCATAAAATATCCCTGTGCAAATCGGGACTTGACGGAGTAATCGACCATACCGAGCTTACCGGCGGTCATCATTTTGACGGGGATTATGATGTACTGTGCGGTGTGATAGGGAAGAGGCTGAATTTGTGAAGAAAGGTTAATAGGCTAATAGGCTATTAGGCTATTAGGCTATTAGACTGTTAGTCTGTTAGTATTTCATAGATTTCAAACAACCTTGAAACAACCTTGAAACAACCTTGAAACAACTTTGAAACAACTTTGAAACAACCTTGAAACAACTTTGAAACAACTTTGAAACAACCTTGAAACTTCTTTACTCCTGAACTCCTGAACTTCTAAACCTCTTCAGAGACCAGCCACTTAAAAAACTTTCCGATCACAAAAACCCAGTTCTCTTCGCGGATGGCTTCAATTTCGCCCGTATCAAGCCAGATTCCTTTGCACTGTGTGCATAAGTCAATAATAACATGGTTATCCCTCCAGTGTTGAAGCTTCTGCAACGGCTCTGTATTACTGCATGAAGGACATATTACAGGTTGCAACTGCACTTTTTGAGAGGGAATTTTCCGGATCTCATAAAAAGTAGGTTCGATCGTTTTTTCAAGTCTTTCCATTTCACCCTTGTCGAGCCAAATACCTCCGCACGACTCACAGTAATCGATATTCAGAAAGTACTTGAAGTCGAGGATAGTTTTATTTTTCAGTTCAACGGTACATCGCGGGCAGTTCATGGTTGCTAATAAATCGGGTTAAACCAGCTTTTTATAATCTGCATCATTGAATTCGCTTTCATCAAATGTAAGGTGCAGAAAACTATTACAGGCAGCCAATGTAGTAAATACTCCGATAATGTGTCTGAAATAGGGATCTTTTTTAATAAGCATTGACATGGTAGTCTGTTTTGGCTTATCCGTAAGAATAGCCCATCGGAATCCCGTTTTTTGATCTGATAACTGCAACATGGGTATCAGGGTCTGCAATTCATTCACGGAAAGTCCCGGATCTGCGTTCACAGCGTTTGTGAGGGCTTTATGGACGTGTATGAAATCCGGATCAGAAGATTCAGAAAAAAAAACATCCCGCAGGTCTTCTAAACGTACATGATTTTCAATTACATCAACCAGAAGATTGCGGTCCTGATAAATTTTATACCGGATACTGGCTTTTTGAAATTCTGACATGAAAATAATGGTTAACTAAAGTTAAGATTATTTTCGTAATAATCAAATGGTGAGTGTATTATCTGTTCCGCATCATTTGCATAATTCCGCCTCCGTTTTTAACACGTGAATAACCATTCTGATTCAGAAACTGCATAGCGTAGGAAGAACGGGCGCCCGATGCACAATAAACTATAATTTCCCGCGTGAGGTCGCCCACTTCAGAGAGCCGGTGGGGCAGGGTATCCAGGGGAATATTCACCGCTCCCGGGTAGGCGCCTGATCTGAATTCCTGGGGGGTGCGGACGTCAATTATAAGGGCTTCGTTTGATTCTACAGGGATATCGGTTTTTGATCCCTTGCTGATTTCTTCATCATTTTTTTTCTCTTTCGCCAAAGATTTTGAATCAACGGGTAAAAGATCAATTCTGACTTTATTAAAACCTGCTGCACGGGCGTATCGTTGTAGTGAAATGTGTCCGCCTGAAATATTATACACCTGATTAAAACCGGCCCCGTTTAGCATCCGTAAAGCCTGGTGTCCCTTCTTGCCTGATTCATCATAAACAATAAAAATACGGTCGGCCGGCAATTTATCCAGGTTTGATGAAAGCAGTTCAAGCGGAATATTGACCGCTCCCCCGATGTGCGATTTTTTAAAAGCAAAAACATCACGGACATCAATGAAGACGACATTTTTATCCGTAAGGAACGAATCAAGTTCCGATACGCTAATGGCCGGACTGAATCCCGATATCCTGTTTTCGGCCGCATAAGCCGCCATATTGAGGGCATCGTTTGCAGTACCGATCGGTGGAGCGTAGGCAAAATCCACATCAGCCAGGTCGCTCACAGTTAATTTCGAAGCAACGGCTGTCGCCAGGACATCCAGTCGCTTATCGGCACCTTTGTACCCTGCTGTCTGTCCGCCAAGTATAATACCTGTTTTCCTGTCATACACCAGCATAACCGTTACATTTTCAGCACCCGGGTAATAAGAGGTATGATGTTCCTTGTGAACAACAACTGCCTCAGCATCAAATCCTGACTTTAATGCCTGTTTAAGCGATAATCCTGTAATGCCTGCCACCGCTTCAAACACGCGTACAACCGATGTGCCCTGGGCTCCTTTGTACGTATGCTTGCCTCCCAGAACATTTTCAGCAGCAATTCTTCCCTGTCGGTTTGCGGGACCTGCAAGCGGGATTCTGACTTTGCGGTTATTGACACGGTGCTCAATTTCGATCATGTCACCGGCTGCGTAAATAAAAGGATCGCTGGTTTGCAGGAAAGAATTCACAAGCAGCCCTCCTGATTCACCGGTTTCGAGTCCTGATTCCTTTGCCAGTTGAAGAGTGGGCTTTACGCCGATCGACATCAACACCATGTCGGCCTGTATTTCAATGCCGTTGTCAAGATAAACCGATTTGCCTGTAATTTCCTTAACAGCTGATTGAGTATGGATTTCAACACCATATGATTGCAGCTCGGTTTCAAGGAAACCGGCAATCTCCGCATCCATGACACTCATTACATGAGGCATCATTTCGGCAATATGAACCCTGAGGTCTTTTTTTACAAGGGCTTCAGCCATTTCAAGTCCGATAAATCCACCACCTGCTATTACAGCTTTCTGCGGTTTTTTCTCTTCCATGAAACGATGGATTTTATCCATATCTTCGAGCGTCCACAGTGAAAAAACATGGTGCAGTGAGGCACCCGGGATTTCCGGAGTAACCGGCCTGCCGCCCTGGGCAAGGATGAGTTTGGTATATTCAAAAGTTTTCTGTTCCCCGGTGCGGGTATCTGTTGTTCTTACGGTTTTAGCTTTCCTGTCGATTGATGAAACCAGGGTGTGGGTATGAACTTCCACATCATATTGTTCTTTAAAACTTTCGGGACTCTGGAGGATCAGTTTGGAACGGTTTTTTATGTCACCGCCTATATAATAGGGCAATCCGCAGTTGGCAAATGAAATATCCGGTCCTGCTT includes the following:
- a CDS encoding AcvB/VirJ family lysyl-phosphatidylglycerol hydrolase, with protein sequence MISLQGFTQTTLPLVESPVTAKHNTMVIFFSGDGGWRELDQAVTAYLNSKNIPVVGVNTKKYLWEEKKPAEIADDIQTLIKKYGTLWKASNVVLLGYSMGAEILPHSVNELEPAYAEKIKDMILIAPAQNACYEIKLIFYAYDTNEGEPIIDQLKKLKIKNAYCICDDHKISLCKSGLDGVIDHTELTGGHHFDGDYDVLCGVIGKRLNL
- a CDS encoding zf-TFIIB domain-containing protein; protein product: MNCPRCTVELKNKTILDFKYFLNIDYCESCGGIWLDKGEMERLEKTIEPTFYEIRKIPSQKVQLQPVICPSCSNTEPLQKLQHWRDNHVIIDLCTQCKGIWLDTGEIEAIREENWVFVIGKFFKWLVSEEV
- a CDS encoding GyrI-like domain-containing protein yields the protein MIEPIIKTILPKLMAGKRLTMSFANNRTGELWAGFMPHISGITNRASSLLYSLQIYDPLYFVHFNPARNFDKLALVEVTEKGPLPAGFEFFELHGGLYAVFHYKGLSSDSSIFSYIYTTWLPASGYVLDNRPHFEVLGDKYKNNDPASEEDIWIPIVKKV
- a CDS encoding FAD-dependent oxidoreductase, producing MEKIVIIGGVAAGATAAAKARRISSTAKITMLEAGPDISFANCGLPYYIGGDIKNRSKLILQSPESFKEQYDVEVHTHTLVSSIDRKAKTVRTTDTRTGEQKTFEYTKLILAQGGRPVTPEIPGASLHHVFSLWTLEDMDKIHRFMEEKKPQKAVIAGGGFIGLEMAEALVKKDLRVHIAEMMPHVMSVMDAEIAGFLETELQSYGVEIHTQSAVKEITGKSVYLDNGIEIQADMVLMSIGVKPTLQLAKESGLETGESGGLLVNSFLQTSDPFIYAAGDMIEIEHRVNNRKVRIPLAGPANRQGRIAAENVLGGKHTYKGAQGTSVVRVFEAVAGITGLSLKQALKSGFDAEAVVVHKEHHTSYYPGAENVTVMLVYDRKTGIILGGQTAGYKGADKRLDVLATAVASKLTVSDLADVDFAYAPPIGTANDALNMAAYAAENRISGFSPAISVSELDSFLTDKNVVFIDVRDVFAFKKSHIGGAVNIPLELLSSNLDKLPADRIFIVYDESGKKGHQALRMLNGAGFNQVYNISGGHISLQRYARAAGFNKVRIDLLPVDSKSLAKEKKNDEEISKGSKTDIPVESNEALIIDVRTPQEFRSGAYPGAVNIPLDTLPHRLSEVGDLTREIIVYCASGARSSYAMQFLNQNGYSRVKNGGGIMQMMRNR